In a genomic window of Pseudomonas oryzihabitans:
- a CDS encoding DHCW motif cupin fold protein, whose protein sequence is MQLSDIPFGTTDWSNIEPTVHPGETGSALWRTCQFGAVRVRMVEYSAGYLADHWCSKGHILLCLEGRLDTELADGRVFTLAAGMSYQVADNAEPHRSSTATGAKLFVLD, encoded by the coding sequence ATGCAACTGAGCGACATTCCATTTGGAACCACCGATTGGTCGAACATCGAACCTACGGTCCATCCTGGAGAAACCGGCTCGGCCCTCTGGCGTACCTGCCAGTTCGGTGCAGTACGAGTGCGCATGGTCGAGTACAGCGCGGGTTACCTTGCCGATCACTGGTGTAGCAAGGGACACATTCTACTTTGCCTGGAGGGTCGACTGGATACCGAACTGGCCGATGGTCGCGTCTTCACCTTGGCCGCTGGCATGAGCTACCAGGTGGCCGACAATGCAGAGCCGCACCGGTCCTCGACCGCTACGGGCGCTAAGTTGTTTGTCTTGGATTAA
- a CDS encoding DUF4411 family protein has translation MTHQNTVYLLDANSLISAQGVYYPRSMIPELWEWIIHQSHNNRIKIPIEIYEEVIAGNEDPLTIWLREESVKNTLILEEDADPKLLAHVTYQGYAPDLTDVELAYIGRDPFLIAYALRQPKERCVVSLETPKPSAQRKNRKVPDVCKQLGAECCSVFKMMRDLEFSTRWNQPPIPAAPAQAYE, from the coding sequence ATGACGCATCAAAATACTGTATATCTGCTGGATGCCAACTCCTTAATCTCTGCCCAAGGGGTCTATTACCCACGCAGCATGATCCCCGAGCTTTGGGAATGGATAATTCACCAGAGCCATAATAATCGGATAAAAATCCCGATTGAGATTTATGAAGAAGTGATTGCTGGGAATGAGGACCCGCTTACTATCTGGCTGAGAGAAGAATCAGTCAAAAATACGCTTATTCTAGAAGAGGATGCTGACCCTAAGCTGCTTGCCCATGTGACATACCAAGGTTATGCCCCGGACCTTACTGACGTAGAGCTAGCATATATCGGACGAGACCCATTCCTAATAGCCTACGCACTCCGTCAGCCAAAAGAAAGATGCGTGGTGTCTTTAGAAACCCCAAAGCCCAGTGCCCAGAGAAAGAACAGAAAGGTGCCTGATGTCTGTAAGCAGCTAGGAGCCGAGTGCTGCAGCGTCTTCAAAATGATGCGTGATCTCGAATTCAGCACGCGCTGGAACCAGCCGCCTATTCCAGCCGCACCTGCCCAGGCCTACGAGTAG
- a CDS encoding ImmA/IrrE family metallo-endopeptidase: MPNLNPAVLVWARETAGLSLDLAAKQLGIKSQKTTGAELLLRYENGEKEISRPLLLKMANLYRRPLLIFYLPQPPVVADRGVDFRSVRDELKIESRGNLDALVRDLFTRQSLIKEALTDLDEAKPLDYVGSINPDQTTAEEAAEYISQLLDFEIAKYRRNRRPEDAFSYLRNLVESKGCFVFLIGNLGTHHTNIPVEAFRGFAIADQIAPLIVVNDQDSVQARNFTIIHELAHVLAGATGVSGSNFSNDTEKWCNDIASAVLFPDSEELKSQDFQLENFERLTAQINNYAQYRNLSATHVAYRLYIQGRISLETWERLATQYRDLWLRYRQTQREERDGSSGPDYYVVKKHKVGSAAVSLVQRTMSEGMLTATKAATLLGVKAGSVYKMVGV; this comes from the coding sequence ATGCCAAATCTTAATCCTGCAGTCCTGGTATGGGCGAGGGAGACTGCAGGTCTATCGCTGGACCTCGCGGCGAAGCAGCTTGGCATCAAAAGTCAAAAGACTACTGGTGCGGAATTGCTTTTGCGGTATGAGAACGGTGAAAAAGAAATTTCACGGCCTCTGCTTTTGAAAATGGCTAATTTGTACCGACGCCCCCTACTCATCTTTTATCTGCCTCAGCCACCGGTAGTAGCGGACAGAGGTGTAGACTTTAGATCCGTCCGTGACGAATTAAAAATAGAAAGTCGCGGCAACTTAGATGCCCTCGTTCGGGACCTATTCACCAGGCAAAGCCTTATTAAAGAAGCACTGACAGATCTAGACGAAGCAAAACCACTCGACTATGTTGGATCGATAAATCCGGACCAAACAACTGCAGAAGAAGCAGCAGAGTACATAAGCCAGCTGCTGGATTTCGAGATAGCAAAATATCGCCGCAACCGGCGCCCTGAAGACGCATTTAGCTATCTACGAAACCTAGTAGAGAGCAAAGGCTGCTTTGTTTTTCTGATTGGAAATCTCGGAACCCATCACACTAACATTCCAGTGGAAGCTTTCAGAGGTTTCGCGATTGCAGATCAAATAGCGCCACTGATTGTCGTTAACGATCAGGACTCAGTTCAAGCGAGAAATTTTACTATCATACATGAGCTGGCACATGTATTAGCGGGAGCTACAGGAGTTAGCGGCTCGAACTTTTCAAATGATACTGAAAAGTGGTGCAACGATATTGCAAGCGCAGTCCTATTTCCTGATAGCGAGGAACTGAAATCTCAAGATTTCCAGCTAGAGAATTTCGAGCGACTTACCGCACAAATCAATAATTACGCGCAATATAGAAATCTAAGCGCAACGCATGTGGCATACAGGCTCTACATCCAAGGACGCATTTCTTTAGAAACCTGGGAGCGACTTGCCACACAGTATCGCGATCTATGGCTCCGTTATAGGCAAACCCAGAGAGAGGAGCGCGATGGTAGTAGTGGGCCAGACTACTACGTCGTGAAAAAACATAAAGTAGGTAGTGCGGCGGTTAGTTTGGTACAAAGGACAATGAGCGAAGGAATGCTTACAGCTACTAAAGCGGCAACTCTACTTGGCGTCAAGGCCGGCTCAGTATACAAGATGGTTGGTGTATGA
- the queA gene encoding tRNA preQ1(34) S-adenosylmethionine ribosyltransferase-isomerase QueA, producing the protein MHVADFHFDLPESLIARHPLAERRGSRLLVLDGPSGELSHRHFADLLGYLQPGDLMVFNDTRVIPARLFGQKASGGKLEILVERVLDEERVLAHVRSSKSPKPGSRILIDGGAEAEMVARHDALFELKFAEPVLPLLERVGHMPLPPYIDRPDEAEDRERYQTVYARNAGAVAAPTAGLHFDEPLLEAIRAKGVATAFVTLHVGAGTFQPVRVERIEDHHMHREWLQVDQGVVDAVAACRARGGRVIAVGTTSVRSLESAARDGELKAFAGETDIFLYPGRPFHVVDALVTNFHLPESTLLMLVSAFAGYRETMAAYATAVAEGYRFFSYGDAMFITRNPGAQGPES; encoded by the coding sequence ATGCACGTCGCCGACTTCCATTTCGACCTTCCCGAATCCCTCATCGCCCGTCATCCGCTGGCCGAGCGCCGCGGCAGTCGATTGCTGGTGCTCGACGGCCCCAGCGGTGAGCTGAGCCATCGCCACTTCGCCGATCTCCTGGGGTATCTGCAGCCCGGCGACCTGATGGTGTTCAACGATACCCGGGTGATCCCGGCGCGGCTGTTCGGCCAGAAGGCCAGTGGCGGCAAGCTGGAGATCCTGGTGGAGCGGGTGCTGGACGAGGAGCGGGTGCTGGCCCACGTGCGTTCGAGCAAGTCGCCCAAGCCGGGCAGTCGTATCCTCATCGACGGTGGCGCCGAGGCCGAGATGGTCGCGCGGCATGATGCCCTGTTCGAACTGAAATTCGCCGAACCCGTGCTGCCGCTGCTGGAGCGGGTCGGGCATATGCCGTTGCCGCCTTACATCGACCGGCCCGACGAGGCCGAGGATCGCGAGCGCTACCAGACCGTCTATGCGCGCAACGCTGGTGCCGTGGCCGCGCCCACCGCCGGGCTGCACTTCGACGAGCCGCTGCTCGAGGCCATCCGCGCCAAGGGCGTGGCGACCGCCTTCGTCACCCTGCATGTCGGCGCCGGTACCTTCCAGCCGGTGCGGGTGGAGCGTATCGAAGACCACCACATGCACCGCGAGTGGTTGCAGGTGGATCAGGGCGTGGTCGATGCCGTGGCCGCCTGCCGGGCGCGCGGTGGTCGGGTGATCGCGGTCGGCACCACCAGCGTGCGCTCGCTGGAAAGCGCTGCGCGCGACGGCGAGCTCAAGGCCTTTGCCGGCGAGACGGACATCTTTCTCTATCCCGGTCGGCCCTTCCACGTGGTCGATGCCCTGGTGACCAATTTCCACCTGCCCGAATCGACCCTGCTGATGCTGGTGTCGGCCTTCGCCGGTTACCGCGAGACCATGGCCGCCTATGCCACGGCCGTGGCCGAGGG